The nucleotide window CCTCGCATCACGTCTCGTTGGCGGCCCGCAGCCAACGGGACGATTTTTCTCGCGGGCTATCAGGAGATGTCTCCATGACGAAGCAAGCACTCATCGCGCAACTGACCGAAAAGCAGAACGCCGCTAAGGACGACGGTTCGATAAAAGAAATTCCGCAGAGCGAACTTGACCAGATCTCGGGGGCCGGTCGCGGCAACGCGTTTGTGAACGCCACGTGGAGCCGTGCGATGTAACGCACGGTCGAGCAGCGAATCGAGCGGGCGACGGTCGTGCTTCAGACTGCCGCCCGCTTGCAGCGGGAGGAGACACGCCGTGAAACAGTATGTCGAAGTGATTCTCAAGATGTCCGAGCGGTGCAACATCAACTGCACGTACTGCTATTTCTTCAACAAGGAAAACAAGGATTACGAAGACAACCCGCCTTATCTGTCGGCCAAGACGGCAAGGGATTTCGTCCGATTCCTCACGTCGTCGGCGCCGAATCTCAAAGACACCACATTTCAGATCGATCTTCACGGCGGCGAGCCGTTGATGCTGAAGCCTGAGCGCTTCGAGGAGATCGTGACCATCTTGCGCGACGGGCTTGCCGAAGCCGAGGCCGTGCAATTCACCGTGCAGACCAACGCGTTGCTAGTCGACGAAACGTGGCTGGACCTGTTCTCACGTCTGGATATCTATGTGGGCGTCAGCATCGATGGACCGAAGATTTATCACGATGAGAATCGCGTCGACAAAAACGGCGAGGGCACCTTCGACAGAACGGTGGAAAAGATCGCACTGCTTCGGCAAGCCGTGGAAGCGAAGCGAATTCCCGGACTCGGTGCGATCTGCGTGATGAATCCGAAATTCGATGCGCAGCAGGTCTACGACACGCTGACCCGTTCGCTCGGCATCACACAGTTGCAGTTTCTGTTTCCGGATGAAACGCACGACTCGATTGACCCGGCGAATGTGGCGGCGCTGACGCAGTTCAGCAAGGCGCTGTTTCAGTGCTGGATGGACGACGAGCGAGGCACCGTTCGCATCCGGTCTTTTGATCGCGTGCTGGACGCGATTCTTGCTGACGGCCCGCGCAAGGCGGTGATCCATGACGAACTCACCCACAGCACGGTCTTCACGTTATCAAGCGCGGGTGACATCGGGCACGACGACACGCTGCGCAATGTGATCCCCGAGATTTTCTACGCGGGTATGAACGTCGCGGATGTCACGTTCGCCGAGTTTCTCGCGTGGCACGGCACGATCAGCGCGTTGCTGGCGCGGCATTCGGTGGCCAGCGTCTGCCGTGTTTGTGTCTGGCGAGACATCTGCGAGATCGCCACTCGCTCGGACACGGCGCTCCATCGCTGCAAGTCCGGCGTAGCCGACCAACACACCGTGTATTGCGATTGCCTTAAGGCGACCTACGAAAAAGGTGCCGAGTATCTCGCGTTACGAGGCGTACCCATTCGGGACATTTCGAGAAATCTTGTGGAGACGCATTAAATGCAAGGCAAGTTGTTGGTCAGTTCATTTCTGCCTCGGATTTTCCGTCACGGGGCGCTCGCACTTTCATGTCTGTGGCCATTTGCGAACGATGCGAATGCTGGCACATGCAGCGCGCCGTGGCCGAATGTGCAACCGATGCTGGAATCGGCGATTCGATATAGCGACGACGTCAAGAAGTCGGACCCATACATCACACTCACGACGCGCGGCCGACCCGTGAAGATGTTGCTGGATACCGGCTCCAATGTGCATGTGATCTGGGACACGCGATTGCTGGGGGGTGATCGTGTTGTGAGGTCTGATGGTTCTCGCGCTACCGATGAAACCTCGGGGGGCGTTGATGGAAGCGAAACCCTCCATGCGATTGCGTCATCCACGTTAGCCCAACGTACCGTTCTTGAGATGATCGATGCGCAGGGCAGACGGGTGACGGAGTCGTTTTATGTGATCGACGAAACGCCGCTGATGGCAGACGGCTTTTCCGGGATCATCAGCCCGCAATACCTTGCGCAAGAGAAGGTCTCGGTCATCGACTTCAAACATGACTGCTTCTTCGTGAGCGAGCGGTTCGATCCCGAGGCCAGTGGGAAATTTGTCATGTCTGCCGGGCGTGCATTACCAAACCCGCATCGCGTGATGGCGATTCCGATTGGCGTGATGGGGGTGCGGGTTCCTGTCGTCGTTGATTCCGGGGCTTCCGGTACGACGCTGCTGGGACGCGTGATTGAACACTCGCCCCCCGGTCTGCGGCTCCCCATGAGCATTGATTTGCTGGGGAACGCCATCGCGAGTGATGAGCGTGCAAGGCTGGTAGATCTGACGATCAACGGCGAGACAGTGATGCGCCATCCGGTAGCGCCCGCGTTGGTTCTCCGCGACAAAGGCATCGTGAGTCTGGGGGCGATCGGCATGGACATCCTCAAGGACCGCATTCTGTTCCACGACGACGATCGCCATCGCTTCGTCTTTCTCGAAGGTGTTGCGGCGCGTGGCGTGATCGACTGAGACGACTGTCGATAGTCGCTAGTCGCACTGCAACATCGACATTTCCCGGGGCGTCCATGTTTCGCGATGCAGCGCTGGCGGCAGATCGGCCGCAATGGCTTGGCGAAGTGTTGTTGTTACCACCGCTGTCTCTTCGGATTGCCGCCGTCGGCTCGGCGGTTTTGGCCATGGTGACCGTCATGTTTTTGGCTTGGGGAACGTACACGCAACGTGCGACGGTTGCTGGCCGCTTGGTGCCTTCTGTGGGGTTTGCAAAGGTCTATGCGCCGAGTGCCGGCGTTGTCATCAAGCGACATATCGTGGAAGGGCAGCACGTCAATAAAGGGGAGGTTCTCTTTGTGCTTTCCGCCGAGCGTCGAACCGGGGCAGGGGAGGCGGTCCGCTCACAGGTGGCTCAGCGAATCGAGGCGCGCGTCGTGTCTCTGCAAGATGAGGTGGCCGACATGACACGTATGCATTCGATGGCGCAGGCGGCGCAGCGGCAAACGATCGCCGCCCGTTCCGAGGAGCTGGCAAAGCTTGATGGCCTGATTCAGAGCCAACGCGAGCGAGTGACGCTCGCCAGTGCCAATGCGCATCGGTATGAACGCCTGCTTGCCCAGTCCTACGTCTCTCGTGAGCAAAGTCAGGAAAAGCGCGCAGCGTATCTCGAACAACGTGCGCAGTTTCAGTCTCTCCAACGCGAGCGGATCGTCATGACCCGGATGTTGAGCGTCGACCGGCAGCGGCTTGATTCGCTGCCCCACGCACAGCGGGTCGAGTTCGCGCAGCGCACACGCGAGCTTGCGCTACTGAAGCAAGAACTGGCCGAGAGCGAAGGGCAGCGAGAGTTCTCCGTGACTGCCCCCACTGGCGGTATCGCGACAGCGGTGGTGTCGGAAATTGGTCAAACGGTCTCCTCTGCGACGCCGCTGATGTCGATCGTGCCGACAGACTCGCCACTCGAAGCCCACCTTTACGTGACGAGCGACGCTGTCGGTTTTATGCAGGCGGGTGATCCGGTCCGCCTTCGCTATCGCGCATTCGCGCATCAGAAGTTCGGCCAATTTCCCGGCACCGTGACGTCTGTCTCGTGGGCCGCGCTCCCGCATGCCGATATCGCCGATATCGATCCCTATGAGGGCGGCAAGGGAACACAGGCACCGCTTTACCTCGTCAAAGTCAGTCTGGATGCCCGGTCAGTCCATGCCGGCAATCAGAAATTGGTGTTACGCGCCGGCATGCAACTGGACGCCGATGTCATGCGCGAGACGCGGCGACTCTATGAGTGGGCGTTTCATCCGCTGCAAGGTCTCAGGCAGCAATGGTGAGGCACGCGTCGTCCGATGCTCGATAAGCGCCGGTCCGGTGACACACTCGGTCGTCGCGTGCCGTCCGTTCTTCAGACGGAAGCGGCCGAATGCGGTCTGGCGTGTCTGGCGATGATCGCCGGCTTTCATGGGCATCAAATCGATCTGCCTTCGCTGCGCGCGCGTTTCCCTATGTCGCAGATGGGCGTGACGTTGGCGAATCTGGTCAGCATTTCACGACGTCTGAATCTTGCCAGTCGGCCGGTCAGTCTTGATCTCGATGCGCTCGGTAAGCTGAAACTCCCCTGCATCCTGCATTGGAACTTCAACCACTTTGTCGTGCTGGTGCGCGTCGGTTCGCGGGGTCTCTCGATACACGATCCTGCGCAGGGACCACGCACAATCAGTCTGTCGGAGGCGTCCCGATCGTTCACGGGGGTAGCGCTGGAGCTTTGGCCGCATGAAGCGTTTGTTACCCGGAACGAGAAAAGGAATACGCGTGTGACTGACCTGCTGGGCACCGTCACCGGCTTGATCCCCGCGATGGCGCAAGTGTTTGCCTTGGCGTTGTCGTTGGAAATCTTCGTGCTGGTCTCGCCGTTCTACCTTCAATGGGTGATCGATCACGCGCTGGTCTCGGGCGACCGTGATTTATTGCTCACGCTGATGATCGGGTTCTTCTTGCTGCTCGTGTGTCAGCACGGCGTGGCTGCGCTTCGGTCGTGGGCACTCATGCGATTGGGCGCGACATGGAATCTGCAATGGCGCGCGAATCTGTTCTCTCATATGGTCCGTCTCCCGGTGCAGTACTTCATTCGACGTCATCTCGGGGATGTGCTGTCGCGATTCGGCGCGGTCGACGAAATTCAGCGCACGCTCACCACGTCATTCATCGAAGGCGTGCTCGACGGCGGCATGGCGCTCCTGACGCTTGCGCTGATGTTTATTTACAGTCCGCCGCTGGCTGCCATCGCCCTTGGTTTCATGGTGCTATATGCGGTGATTCACCTCGGTCTGTTTCGCGCGATGCGCCGCGCGACCGAGGCGCATCTGGTTCACGCGTCGCGCCAGCAGAGTCATTTTCTGGAGACGCTGCGAGGCATCAAGACCATCAAGCTCTTTTCGCGAGAAGACGATCGATGCTCGACATGGCTGACATTGCTCGTGCGCCAGATCAACGCCGATCTGCGGATTCAGTGGCTGACGATGATTCACAAGCACGCCAACGGCTTTCTGATGGGGGTTGAGAACATTCTGATCATCTGGCTGGGGGCCACGTTTGTGATTGACGGCCGGTTCACGGCGGGCGCGTTGATCGCGTTGCTCGCGTACAAATTGCAGTTTCAGACACGGATGAGTTCGTTGATCGACAAGCTGGCCGAGTACCGGATGCTTGGGTTGCAGGCCGCCCGACTGGCCGACATTGCGTTGAGTGCGCCGGAGTCTCCCGAGACGGTCCTCTCGGACGCGGCCACAGAGATGTTTGCGGACCGCGATGCAGCGCTTGAAGTCTCGCGGCTCAGCTTTCGGTATAGCGAGTACGAGCGTCTGATTCTTGAGGACGTGACGTTCTCCATTCGGGCGGGCGAATCGGTGGCGATCGTCGGGCCCTCGGGATGCGGTAAGTCGACCTTGGCGCATTTGCTGCTCGGCATTCTGACGCCGACTTCCGGCGTGATCCAACTCTCGGGCAAGCCAGTTGGCGCGTTGGGCGTCGGTCGTTTGCGACAGGCCGTTGGGACCGTCATGCAGGACGACACGTTGCTGGCCGGGTCGCTCGCTGACAACGTGAGCTTCTTCGACACGCAGGCGGATGCCGCATGGATTCGTGAGTGCGCGCGGCTTGCCTGTATCGACGAGGAGATCGAGGCCATGCCGATGGGCTACAACACCCTCGTCGGCGATATGGGGACGGTGCTCTCCGGGGGGCAGAAGCAACGCATTCTGCTCGCCCGGGCCTTGTACAAGCGGCCCCGGATATTGCTGCTCGACGAGGCGACGAGCCATCTTGATGCGGCCAATGAGAGGCAAGTGAACGAGGCGGTTAGATCTCTCCACATGACGCGGCTGATCATCGCGCATCGGGCGGAGACGATCGCGACGGCCGACCGGGTCATCACCCTCTATGGCGGCCGAATCGTCTCCGACCGGCCGCAATCTGATCGTCCGGCCGATGTCACGGCAGTGGCGCCCCAATCATGATTCGCCCGCGTTCGCTTTGGCGCGGCGTACTGCTGGCATGCCTGATAGCGAATGACGTCGCGGGGGCGCGCTGCATGCCGATCGATGCAGCGTCCTCAACGTTGCTCACGGCGTCAAACGATGTGGGCATGGTGTTGTCGCTACATGACGCGATACGGCAGGCGTTGGCCTTCGATCCCAAAGTCCGGCAGACGTGGGCCGCTGTCGCACGCCGATCGGCGGACATTGGCGTGGCTCGCGCGGCGTATTTTCCGTCGATTGATGTGAGCGCTGCGGTGTCGCGCGTGAGGCGGTATTCGCGCTGGGATGGCCAAGGGGAGAGCACCGCGGGCGGTGTCGGAAATGACGGCGATCAGGGTATCCACATGAGTTGGCTGCTACTGGACTTCGGCTCACGCGAGGCGCATCTGGCCGAGGCGCGTAGCCGACTTGCCGCCGCGACGGCTACGCAAGATGCGAGTCTCCAGCAAGCCGCGTTCGATGTCGCTCGTGCCTACTACGCCCCGTTCGAAGCGCAGTCGCTGTTGCGTGCTGCACGCGTGGCGGAGCAGCTCTCGCTCGATAGCGTAGCGGCTTCGTGCGCTCGGCACGAAGCCGGGGCCGGCACGCTGGCAGACGTGTTGCAGGCGAGAACCGCCCACGCCCGCGCGGAGCTTTCCCGTCTGGAAGCCGTGACGAGTGCGGTCTCGCGCACGGGTGTGCTGGCAGCGATGATTGGCGTCGATATGAACACGGTGTTTCGACTCGATGACGTCGAACGCGGCGAGCCCCTCAACTCGCTTCCGCAGTGGAATTCATCGAATATGCTGGCATCAACGGCATCAACGGCATCAACGGCATCAACGGCATCAACGGCATCAACGGCATCAACGGCATCAACGGCATCAACGGCATCAACGGCATCAACGGCATCAACGTCATCAACGTCATCAACGTCATCAACGTCATCAACGTCATCAACGTCATCAACGGCATCAGCGACATCGGCACCTTCCATGCACTCGATAGATGAGCTGCTGGCGATCGCTAGACAGCAGCACCCCGCGTTGCGCGCCGCGAGCGCAGAGGTGCAGGCAATGCAAGCCAGGCGCGACACCTTCCGCCATGCGTGGGGACCGAGCGTCACCCTCGTGAGCGGCATCAATCGTGAGGCGCGTCATGGTGCATTTGCCGCCGATGGTCCCGTGACGGCGGCCAGCATCGGTATCCGGATCACCATTCCCCTCTACGATGGCGGAGACCGGCGCTACCGTACGGCGGCCGCGAACGCTCTGGTCGAGGCGGAGCGGGCTAGGCTGGCCGAAGCCGAGCGACGTGTTGCGATGGAGGTCTGGCAGAACTATCAGGCGCTTCGGGCGTTGTCTGCACGCCGGGCTGTGGAACAACGATTGCTCGCCGACGCAAGGCGGTCATTTGAGATGGCACGTGGCCGGTATCGCGAAGGGGCGGGCAGTATGGAGGCGCTGGTCACTGCGCAAACGGCGCTCGCCGACGCGGAGCATGTCATCGTGGCCTCGCGTGCGCGGTGGCAGACAGCGCGTTTGCGGCTGGCGATCAGTATCGGACAACTCGATGTTCGTGTTCCCGGCACCACACTTGACTCCGGATTCAGCGGTAACCCTAGCCCTAGCTCAAACTCAAGCGCGACCCCGAGCCCCGGCATCGGCGCCGACTTCCGCCCTACGCCGCCTGCTTTCCAGCCGCTGCCCGATCGAGAAAACGAAACAGACGGGCGTCGTCCGAATACGCCACGTTGAAGCGGAACCAGCGGCAGGGCTCGTTGTGTGCGAGGAAGAATTCGCCCGGCGCGAGCATGATGCTCTCCGACAGTGCCGTTTCCGCTAACTCACGCGCGGGCGGTGCCGTATCCGGCAAACTCCCGCACACGAACATGCCGCCCTCAGGTTGTGCGAGCAGCGTCACCCCGTGCGATTGCAACTGGGTGATGAGCCGGGCGCGCGAGCGGGTGAGCCGGTCGGTCAGGCGTTCGATGTGTTTGCGATGGCGTCCCTCGGTGAGGATCGCGTGCACGATGCGCTCGTTGATTTCTGACGACGTCAGCCCAGCAACCATCTTGCTGCGCGCAATCTCGTGCGCCAGTTCACGCGAACACGCCAGATAGCCCACGCGTACCGACGGCGAGATCGTCTTCGAGAAACTCGATACGTAGATGACGCGCGACAAGCCGTCCATGGCCGCGAGCGACGGTGTTCCGGCAGGGGCCAACTCGCGATAGATGTCGTCCTCGACGATCCAGAAGCCATGTTGCTCGGCACATTGCAGGATGCGGTGTGCACAAGCCGGTGTGAGCGAGGTGCCCAACGGGTTCTGCAATGCGGGGTTCACGAACAGCGCGCGTGGACGGTGCGTTTGTGCGGCCTGCTCCAGTGCGGCCAGATCGAGACCGGCCTCCGTGCGTGGAATACCGACGACGTTTACCCCGGCCAGTCGCAGTACGGCCAGCAAGTTGCAGTACGCCGGAGCTTCGACCAGTACAGTGTCGCCCGGCTTGAGCAGGGTGCGCACGACAAGGTCAAGCGCCTGCGTCGCCCCCTGTGTGAGCACGATTTGCTCCGGCGGTGCGTCGATGGACAGCTCGCCCAGCCGCCTCGCGAGCCACTGCCGCAGCGGCCCGTAGCCATGAGGGTGGCCGTAATGGGCGAAGTGAGCGCCCGGGCCTTTCGAGAGGGTGCGCAAAGCGCCGTGCAGTCCGTCTTCGTCCAGCCAACTGTCGGGCAACCAGCCGCAGCCGCTTTTCACGGCAATGCTGTCGTCGGCGAAGATCTCCGAGAGCAGCCATGCGTTGGTGACTTCGCTGGCCGCCGCACTGGTCACCCGCGCTGTGCCCGGGCTGGCAGTGCCGGTGTCGCGCGCATCGGACGAGCCGGCCACGAAGAACCCCGCCCCGCGTCGCGCCACCAGCGTACCGTGCGCGACCAGCCGGTCATAAGCTTCCACCACGGTGAAGGTGCTGATGCCGTGCGCCTTCGCCAGCGAACGGATCGAGGGCATGCGCATGCCGGCGTGCAGGGTCTGGCGTTGCAGGGCGCGCTCGACTTCGCGCACGAGCTGATCGACCAGT belongs to Pandoraea norimbergensis and includes:
- a CDS encoding radical SAM protein, translated to MKQYVEVILKMSERCNINCTYCYFFNKENKDYEDNPPYLSAKTARDFVRFLTSSAPNLKDTTFQIDLHGGEPLMLKPERFEEIVTILRDGLAEAEAVQFTVQTNALLVDETWLDLFSRLDIYVGVSIDGPKIYHDENRVDKNGEGTFDRTVEKIALLRQAVEAKRIPGLGAICVMNPKFDAQQVYDTLTRSLGITQLQFLFPDETHDSIDPANVAALTQFSKALFQCWMDDERGTVRIRSFDRVLDAILADGPRKAVIHDELTHSTVFTLSSAGDIGHDDTLRNVIPEIFYAGMNVADVTFAEFLAWHGTISALLARHSVASVCRVCVWRDICEIATRSDTALHRCKSGVADQHTVYCDCLKATYEKGAEYLALRGVPIRDISRNLVETH
- a CDS encoding HlyD family secretion protein yields the protein MFRDAALAADRPQWLGEVLLLPPLSLRIAAVGSAVLAMVTVMFLAWGTYTQRATVAGRLVPSVGFAKVYAPSAGVVIKRHIVEGQHVNKGEVLFVLSAERRTGAGEAVRSQVAQRIEARVVSLQDEVADMTRMHSMAQAAQRQTIAARSEELAKLDGLIQSQRERVTLASANAHRYERLLAQSYVSREQSQEKRAAYLEQRAQFQSLQRERIVMTRMLSVDRQRLDSLPHAQRVEFAQRTRELALLKQELAESEGQREFSVTAPTGGIATAVVSEIGQTVSSATPLMSIVPTDSPLEAHLYVTSDAVGFMQAGDPVRLRYRAFAHQKFGQFPGTVTSVSWAALPHADIADIDPYEGGKGTQAPLYLVKVSLDARSVHAGNQKLVLRAGMQLDADVMRETRRLYEWAFHPLQGLRQQW
- a CDS encoding peptidase domain-containing ABC transporter, which produces MPSVLQTEAAECGLACLAMIAGFHGHQIDLPSLRARFPMSQMGVTLANLVSISRRLNLASRPVSLDLDALGKLKLPCILHWNFNHFVVLVRVGSRGLSIHDPAQGPRTISLSEASRSFTGVALELWPHEAFVTRNEKRNTRVTDLLGTVTGLIPAMAQVFALALSLEIFVLVSPFYLQWVIDHALVSGDRDLLLTLMIGFFLLLVCQHGVAALRSWALMRLGATWNLQWRANLFSHMVRLPVQYFIRRHLGDVLSRFGAVDEIQRTLTTSFIEGVLDGGMALLTLALMFIYSPPLAAIALGFMVLYAVIHLGLFRAMRRATEAHLVHASRQQSHFLETLRGIKTIKLFSREDDRCSTWLTLLVRQINADLRIQWLTMIHKHANGFLMGVENILIIWLGATFVIDGRFTAGALIALLAYKLQFQTRMSSLIDKLAEYRMLGLQAARLADIALSAPESPETVLSDAATEMFADRDAALEVSRLSFRYSEYERLILEDVTFSIRAGESVAIVGPSGCGKSTLAHLLLGILTPTSGVIQLSGKPVGALGVGRLRQAVGTVMQDDTLLAGSLADNVSFFDTQADAAWIRECARLACIDEEIEAMPMGYNTLVGDMGTVLSGGQKQRILLARALYKRPRILLLDEATSHLDAANERQVNEAVRSLHMTRLIIAHRAETIATADRVITLYGGRIVSDRPQSDRPADVTAVAPQS
- a CDS encoding TolC family protein; translated protein: MHSIDELLAIARQQHPALRAASAEVQAMQARRDTFRHAWGPSVTLVSGINREARHGAFAADGPVTAASIGIRITIPLYDGGDRRYRTAAANALVEAERARLAEAERRVAMEVWQNYQALRALSARRAVEQRLLADARRSFEMARGRYREGAGSMEALVTAQTALADAEHVIVASRARWQTARLRLAISIGQLDVRVPGTTLDSGFSGNPSPSSNSSATPSPGIGADFRPTPPAFQPLPDRENETDGRRPNTPR
- a CDS encoding aminotransferase-like domain-containing protein — its product is MVQPLAFSLNRAQPEALVDQLVREVERALQRQTLHAGMRMPSIRSLAKAHGISTFTVVEAYDRLVAHGTLVARRGAGFFVAGSSDARDTGTASPGTARVTSAAASEVTNAWLLSEIFADDSIAVKSGCGWLPDSWLDEDGLHGALRTLSKGPGAHFAHYGHPHGYGPLRQWLARRLGELSIDAPPEQIVLTQGATQALDLVVRTLLKPGDTVLVEAPAYCNLLAVLRLAGVNVVGIPRTEAGLDLAALEQAAQTHRPRALFVNPALQNPLGTSLTPACAHRILQCAEQHGFWIVEDDIYRELAPAGTPSLAAMDGLSRVIYVSSFSKTISPSVRVGYLACSRELAHEIARSKMVAGLTSSEINERIVHAILTEGRHRKHIERLTDRLTRSRARLITQLQSHGVTLLAQPEGGMFVCGSLPDTAPPARELAETALSESIMLAPGEFFLAHNEPCRWFRFNVAYSDDARLFRFLDRAAAGKQAA